AGCTAGATGAATATGAAGATCTATACAAAAGAGGAATGGAAGAATTAGCTACTTTTATAAATACGAAAAATGAATAATTTTTTATTTGATACTCATGCTCATTTAGATTTGTCAACTAATTTTAATGAGGAAGTTAATAGTATTGAAAAACTAAAAATATACACAATAGCTGTAACAAATCTTCCTCCTCTTTACGTTAAGTTTAAAAGCAGGATTGAATCAAAATATATAAAACCCGCTTTAGGGTTTCACCCTGAACTCATTGAGAAATACCAAAAGTATATACCTCAAATGTGGAGACTATTAGATGAGGCAAAATATATTGGAGAGGTTGGTTTGGATTATAAGGCTGCAATTAATTCAAAAGCAATTCAATTAAGTTTTTTTGAATCACTTATTCATAAATGTAATGATTTAGGAGGGAAAGTATTAACCATACATAGTAGAAATAGCGTTGATGATGTTTTATCTATTATAGGAAGAAGGTTTAATAGTAAATTTATTTTACATTGGTATTCAGGTAATTTAAAAAATATAGATGTAGCAGTTGCTAATGGAGCCTATTTTTCTATTAACAATGCAATGTTCAATTCTAATAATGGATTAAAGATAATCAATCACATCCCACCTGACAGGCTTCTTTTAGAATCTGATTATCCTTTTGTAATTAGTAAAAATAAAACTCCTTTTAGAGTTATTGATATTAATGAAACTGTTATTAATTTAGCAAAATTAAAAAACCATAATTATGATGAAATGCTAAAAGTCTTAAATGAAAATTTCAAGCAAATACTTAGGTAGAAGTCAAAAGTATTTTTACTAAAGAAGTTGATTTGCTTCGATGGACATGTTTGTGTCATTTAATAATCTTTCCCAAAAACATTATTAAGATCACATTCTACATCTAATGTTTTAAAAGAACTGGAACAATTAATTATAAATCAAAGTACTTTATTTTCTGAGGTTGATGAGGTAGCTGATTTTACTCGTAGTATTTTTTAGCTCATGCTCAAAATTTCACAGAATAAATTTTAATCATACACAAATAATCAAACCCTATAAATATAGGTGACTTCTAGGATAAATTTTTTGAAATCAAACTTATATGCTCGTCTGAATACGTTAGATCAACTGGGACAATATTTTCTTCTACGTATCTCACACCAGTATCAGTTAGTTTACCGGCCCTGATTGGACTTTTTAGCCAATCAACCTCTTTTTTGAAAGAATAATCTTTTATTAAGTAAGAAGGCTTATTGACTATTGTATAATCCTTTCCTGAATTATCCCTCAAAAAAAAATGGCTATCTTCCATTTTAATATTTCCTACTAAAGGTTCTTTACTTAGAATGCAGGCTTTAAATGTTAGTGGTTTGTCAATCCATTCTAAAAAAATAATTGGATGTTGGTCTCTTCTTATATTCCAAAAAATATCACCTTTATAAAATTTTAGGTCTTTCATCGTCATAGATATGCTGTTAAATATTACAAATAATTTTTTAATATAATTACGCTTTCCAATAAAAGCTAAAAATGCAAACTCTCTTTTTTTATTCCCTCCTCACATACAAATTCTTCCTCCCATCCTCTTCCCCAATTTTGACAATATTATCGCTTGAAAGATTTCTCATCACCCAAAAACAAACCTCTCTTAAATCTCTTGGCTGAGGTCGTCGAAGTATAAAAGAAGTCGGCTTTTATCTTAAATTTCTAAAAATCTTGAAAATCTTGGCGTTTTGCAACTACTACCTTTGTTAGCAGAAGTTTTTACCTTCTCGGTGATCTTCTTGTATGTGCTCTTACATATGTTCCATCTTTTCTATAGTAACTTCTTACGTGAACTTGACCTCTGGAATTTGTTGTTTCAAAAGTCGTGTAATCATAATTATTTGTTTTTTCAGGAATAAATTTTTCAATCTCTAAAGATATAAATTCATAAATTCCATCATTATTTGAGCAAGCATCATTATTTATTGAAGATACAATTGTGCCGTCTCTACAAAGACAACCAATGTTAATTTCATTTCCTTTATGTTGATTTTCTAAAAAGTTGTAGTAACTATTTTTACTTAATTTTTCTAAATAATCCTTATTATTTAATTGATAATTGGATTTGTAATCATCTGTTTTTTTTGTTATTTGTTCTCGAAAAAAGAAAGTTTCTGCTTTATTAGGATTTAATTTCTTCGAAATTGAAAGAGAAAATAATATTGAAATAAAAATTGTAAAACTAAAAGAAATACATCCTAATTTATCTCCTTTTATTTTAATCATTAAATTTCCTAAAATTATGTAAACAAAAAAACAAGAGATTATAAAAATGATTAATTCAAACATAGTTTCTTTTTAAATTTCTGCTACCAGCTAGGTATTTCCGTACGCGGTATAAAAAACGAAAACTTACTACTTGCTATAAGCTTTATTTATCATAAAATTCTTCAAATGAAAACTTTAAAGGCGCTTGCAAAATTTAGAATTTAAAAAAGCTCCATTTTTAGGCTTTCATTGCATTTCGTACTTACAAAACGAAAGATTGTTACTGTACGAAGCCTTTTCATATTTTTTTTAATTGTTTGACCAACAATTTTAATTGTATTCCCAGGTTTTCAAGTTTATCGTTCTGTTCTTTTACAAAATCCTTATCTTCAAAATGTTCAAAGCTTTCTTGTGAAAACATTTTATGTTGTGCAAAAAGAAACATTAACTGTATGTAAATTGGATAAAATGGTAATAGAATTTCGCAATCATTTTTGAAATCATTAACGGATAGTTGTAAACGAATATTTTCATCAGCATATTCAAATTCAATTGGTTTTGGACTTTTTGTTGGAAATCCATCTCTATGTTTTACGCAATTTGCTATCCAATTAATTCGATGAATTAGTTTGAATTGTTGCCAGTCTTTGATTTGGAATTCAAATTTTTCTTTTGTCCAATTATTTAGTGAAATTTTATCAACATAAAACTCTGAAAAAACTTCAGATGTCATTTCAAGAACATCATTTGTGAAATTTTCGATTTTATGAAACAAGCCAACATATGCAAGTCTTATAGTTTCATATAAAGTTTCCTGAAAATCAATTT
The window above is part of the Kaistella faecalis genome. Proteins encoded here:
- a CDS encoding TatD family hydrolase, giving the protein MNNFLFDTHAHLDLSTNFNEEVNSIEKLKIYTIAVTNLPPLYVKFKSRIESKYIKPALGFHPELIEKYQKYIPQMWRLLDEAKYIGEVGLDYKAAINSKAIQLSFFESLIHKCNDLGGKVLTIHSRNSVDDVLSIIGRRFNSKFILHWYSGNLKNIDVAVANGAYFSINNAMFNSNNGLKIINHIPPDRLLLESDYPFVISKNKTPFRVIDINETVINLAKLKNHNYDEMLKVLNENFKQILR